The DNA segment ACATATTCTATTTTTTTCTTATCCGTAACATAAAGAGCTGTTAAAGTTTTTGCTTTCTTCATTTTATCTAAAGTTCCTGCAAATACAACCTCACCACCAAATTTACCGGCATTAGGACCAATGTCAACTATAAAGTCTGAAGCCATAATAGTTTCTTTATCATGTTCAACAACTATTACAGTATTACCTTTTTCTTGTAGTGCTCTTAAAGTCTTTATTAGTTTACTAGTATCTCTTTCGTGCAGACCAATAGAGGGTTCATCTAGTACATACATAACCCCTGTTAAACCACTTCCAATTTGAGAAGCAACTCTTATTCTTTGGGCTTCTCCACCACTTATTGTTCTTGCGTCTCTTCCTAGAGTTATATATCCTAAACCAACATCATAAAGAAAGAATACTCTCTCTTTTATCTCTTTTAAAATTGGAGCAGCAATCATTTTATTTTGAGCACTTAGATAATCAAAATTTTTATCATCTTGAAAAAATTTGTGTGCATCTTCAATAGGAATATTTAAAATGTCAGAAATAGTTCTATTTGCAACATATACACTTGAAGATGCAGGTTTTAATCTATTTCCATTACATGAATCACATTTTTTCTCAGTCATGTATTCAGCCATCTCTTTTTCATCTTTTATCATGTCATATGCTAGTTTTACTATTCCTTCCCATTTTCTTGTAAGCTTATGCTTTTTCCAAAAAAATGAGAAATCATCTACGCTTCCATGTAAAATTGCTTTTTTCTGATGTTCTTCTAATTCATTGAATGGAATTTTTACACTTATTCCAGCACTTTCACAAAATGCCATAAGCATTTTAAAATAGTAGCCTTTATTAAAACCATATATAATCTTTATAGCTCCATTTTCTATATCCAAATCTTCATTTATAATTTTTTTCATATCAAGTGTATATCTTATTCCAAGCCCATCACAAGAGCTACAAGCTCCTTTTGGTGAATTAAATGAGAATGATAATGGTTCAAGTGGTTCAAAAGATATTTTACAGTCAAAACAAGCCATATGTTCTGAATAATGTATATGCTTTTCTATATTTAACTCTTCATGATTTATTATTTCAATTTCAAGTTCTCCAAAACTTTCTTTTAAACCTTTTTCGACATCTTGAGCAATTCTATCTTTGTTTGCCTCATTAACCGTAACTCTATCAATTACTACTTTGATTGTGTGCATTTGTGTTTTGGATAATTCAATATCTTCATCAAGTCTTACCATTACACCATCAATCATAGCTCTTACATAACCTTTTGTTCTAAGACTTTCTAAAAGATCTGAAAAGCTTCCTTTTTTACGATTTATTAAAGGAGATAAAATTAAAAGTTTTGATTCATTTGGTAAAGATAAAACTTGGTTTATAATATCCGTTACACTCATTTGAGATATAGGTTTATTACATTGATGGCAGTGCTGTTTTCCTATTCTTGCATATAAAAGCCTAAAATAATCGTAAACTTCTGTAATTGTTCCAACAGTAGATCTTGGATTTTTTGATGTTGTTTTTTGGTCTATTGCAATTGCGGGAGTTAGACCTTCAATTCTTTCAACATCAGGTTTCCCAACTTTATCAAGAAATTGTCTAGCATATGAAGATAATGATTCAATATATCTTCTTTGTCCCTCTGCGTAAAGGGTATCAAAAGCAAGTGTTGATTTACCACTACCGCTAAGTCCCGTAAAAACGATTAGTTTATTTTTTGGGATTTCTAAATTAATATTTTTTAAATTATTTTCTTTGGCATTAAATATTTT comes from the Aliarcobacter cibarius genome and includes:
- the uvrA gene encoding excinuclease ABC subunit UvrA, producing MSDTIKIFNAKENNLKNINLEIPKNKLIVFTGLSGSGKSTLAFDTLYAEGQRRYIESLSSYARQFLDKVGKPDVERIEGLTPAIAIDQKTTSKNPRSTVGTITEVYDYFRLLYARIGKQHCHQCNKPISQMSVTDIINQVLSLPNESKLLILSPLINRKKGSFSDLLESLRTKGYVRAMIDGVMVRLDEDIELSKTQMHTIKVVIDRVTVNEANKDRIAQDVEKGLKESFGELEIEIINHEELNIEKHIHYSEHMACFDCKISFEPLEPLSFSFNSPKGACSSCDGLGIRYTLDMKKIINEDLDIENGAIKIIYGFNKGYYFKMLMAFCESAGISVKIPFNELEEHQKKAILHGSVDDFSFFWKKHKLTRKWEGIVKLAYDMIKDEKEMAEYMTEKKCDSCNGNRLKPASSSVYVANRTISDILNIPIEDAHKFFQDDKNFDYLSAQNKMIAAPILKEIKERVFFLYDVGLGYITLGRDARTISGGEAQRIRVASQIGSGLTGVMYVLDEPSIGLHERDTSKLIKTLRALQEKGNTVIVVEHDKETIMASDFIVDIGPNAGKFGGEVVFAGTLDKMKKAKTLTALYVTDKKKIEYVHNRPQKDFIEIKNVNINNIKNLDVKIPLRNLVSITGVSGSGKSSLILQTLLPVAQELLNRARKVKKVDGVEIDGLDKLDKVIYLDQSPIGRTPRSNPATYTGLMDDIRDLFSKTKEASLRGYKIGRFSFNVKGGRCEKCQGEGEIKIEMHFLPDIMVKCDACHGNRYNTQTLEILYKGKNISDVLNMSVDEALEFFAKVPKLHAKLKTLSDVGLGYITLGQNAITLSGGEAQRIKLSKELSKKDTGNTLYILDEPTTGLHFADVDRLTKVLHHLVELGNSVLVIEHNLDVVKNSDFVIDIGPEGGNKGGKVVDMGTPEFLAQNHKNSGSYTGYYLDKEINKAE